The Epinephelus lanceolatus isolate andai-2023 chromosome 12, ASM4190304v1, whole genome shotgun sequence genome segment TCCGcagtcgttttcaaaacacacttgtgtcacacactccaaaagaaacttgttgaaacttttaatgataatttattgtacaaaacgggggaaacaaacatttagagggaatagtgataaagtggtaaaacttggcattgatctacaacctcagacggatgcgctcaagcatgccgtgcgcacaagctcagttggtaggctatactataatttcacatttaccaacaacaaaaagactacatttagcaccaaaaaaatctgtaaaaaaaaaaaaaaaaaaaataataatttaaaaaaaaaaaaaaaaaaagcaaataaaaaaacgaatatcgaataccaaattttcataacgaatacctgcccatagaaacgaatattcgaatatccgaatatttgggtacagccctagatGGCAGTTTGTGGTTTTATAGGAGATTATGTTCTGCATTAGTTCTTTGGCGGGTGCGGTGTGTTCCTGGAGCCTCGGGgggcaaacctccctgcccttccatgcgcctacatggaaagcctaaatagaatagaatagaacttTAATTGCCACACAGCCAGAGTCGGTGGTATTTGCTTTCGGTACATATATACAGGACACTGCTTCATAGCCACAACATCAACAAGTGTGTACAGACATACACGAATAAAGTGCatacagacatccacagagcatATCGCGGAAAACAATAGCCCTGTAGCCAAAACCCCCACAACGTGACACACCTGAAACAATAAACCACATAACAATGAACACAACAGTAGTACAACACAGTCAACAACTACAACAAGTCCATATGCATGCTAACAGAGGGAGTTGAGTGTTGGTATTGCTGTGGGGGAAAAGCTGGGAGAGTAGCGGCAAAGACCAGCAGCaatggagagcagcagcaaaaaaccCCTGGTAACAGAACAGAGCcggcatcaatgacaaacagaaatgacattgataagtcagacacaacatgaaaaggaggagctggggtggaggcgggttgcaaagtggcttgcagaggaagcagcaacaataggcaggccagagcagtttaaataaggtgccctgaatgagatttgccaaatGGTTgtatagaaaggaatcatgtgatctatcagctgacccccttccatcaatcagctgctccatcagttgattggctgtttgagatcagctgatgtagctgggatgtgagcggAGCTTGACaatgtgtcctgcctgaactacaGCTATGCTCAATTTCCTGATTATGTGCTAAGTTGGGCAGAACATGCACTCTGTACTGAACACACAGATGAAATTGTTATTGAAAAGCACTTTGCATTTTAAACCCTATTTTGGAATCCTCTAATGGTCCTACATTAGTACAGTGTCATTTCTCCGTTCTGGAGAAATAAAATGTCCATATGTCTACACACAAGAACTCAAAAATCATATAAAACAGCAGTTTGTACACAAATGTGAGGTGTTTACTAAAACTACTGTGTATTTCCAGACTTGAATGTATACCCTTTTGGATGGTAGCATGATTACCAAGGTTCCaccagttttttttattatgtttttttattaatgtgaTATGACATTCCTATTGTTTAATATCTCCCCCAGCAGAGCCATGAGGAGGGTGGAGATATGGAGGAAGATAATGCAGAAGGtaagacattttttatcatgaaaaagctctttttgtttgtttgttttctactAGGGTTGGACGATGTGACGGTATACCATGCAAAGGTAGAAATGTGTCCACCAGTAGAGATTTGGTAATACCATCTCTACTCCAGGAGCTATTCAGAGCAGACTGTGTAGCTGATGAGGGCTGGATTCTTATGTAATCTTGTGATCTGGTGATCTTGCAATCTCCTGAATCCAGCTGCCTGACAAAGTAACTTGATTTGGGCagacagggaggaggagagtgaagtTGTAGATACAGAAATCTGTAACACTTGAAATTATTATTCCCAggaatctttatttattttttgtttgtatgggAGTTCCAgataaagaagaaaataatcagtTGTGATATATTCCTTTGCTGTGATATACAATTACATATACCATGATAGAAGATTTTGGCCATGCCGCCCACCTCTGTGTTCCATTATTATGGTACAAGATATGCTATGTATAAGTACATGCATTCCTGTTGCCAGCCTAGATGCTTAATGCTTGGAGCACCTTGACACGAACATTTCAATATTTACCATAACTAGTTATGTTTATCACATATCTTAATGGTAATTAGCAGGAAACCACTGATTTAAAGGGAtagatcagattttttttaagtggagtTGTATGACGCTCTTATCTATTGTCAATGTATTACATACAGTCGATGGCGGTAAGCCTGCCCCTAGTTTGGAGAATCAGGCTGTAGTACTGAAACAGAAgctcagcaatgtactgctgtggaggtgtcagcaacaaaatgtactgTAGTCACTTTAagaaagtcccacctaaaaaaaaaaaatcaagagagtattttcactgcttcaccttTCTGTCTGACGACCAGGAAAGCCAtaaacggcttcagttccccatttatgctctcatcaaaggcaccagactccattgacaaaaacagtaattttagcttgctgaacacaggagcttgtggtctactgctgcctctatcagttagttagtttgtgttattgtgtgactttggtgaatccaaactaacccttcaAAATGcttaagtcacacaataacacgaACAGAATAACTGTCTGAGGCAGcggtggaccagcagctcctgtgttcaacaCTGTTAAACTGGGgcttttctcaatggagtctggcgtTGAAGAGAGTGATATAAGGGCTTCATTTTCCCATTGGAAATTAGTGTCTAACAGGTGGGACTtttttcaggtggctaaaataaattttgttgctgacacctccacaacagtacattgcttagcttccatgttagtcttcagtctgcttctccaaactgggggcgtgtcACCAGACATCTATTGTATATAATACACTGACAATGGAtaaatacctcatacaaccccacttaaaaaaatctgaactgtcccttaagTCTTATTTTTAGGAGGGGTAGCAGTAACTGTTCACAAATATGATTGATAAATCCACAACTTCAGGGTTGTCTGGCGCCTCAGAGGGGCCCTGTGCATTACTGTATCGTCAACTAATGAGGTATCCAGTGTTTGTGGCGTTATTACTTTGACTTAGCCTTGTGCCCTTTTGTTTGCATGCACAGATAACCATATACCGAGGATGTGTACCAATCATTGCTTGGTGGTATTTTACAGAGCCCATCCCTGAATGTGATGTGGAGCAGTGGAACAAAGATTTTATGCAACGCAGCGAGGAGCTGTATGACGCCATGATGAGCTGTCACTGGGAACCCCTGGATTCTGTTAACTCCCCCATCCCCTCCCTCTCCTGATAATTCCTCTTCTGATCCCTTCCTAAACCTTAAATACTTTGATTTTGTACTTCCCGTAACCTGCCATGATCTGACACCACACTGACACCTTAAAAAGGCCAGCTTCAGTTCACTGTCTCAGTACTTCTCTAAACCCAAGTACTTGTTCCCTTTTTAAAGTACACACAAACAATTCACTTTTAATGTTTACCAAGATGGTAATGTTGAAAATGGTGTTTAATAATCAGAGACTTTACTGTTTAGTGCAAACTGTTCTGTATGAACTCCAGTATAAATCAGACCCAGAGCTACAAGCTTTGGGAGGAAGAGCTGAAGTAGCCTTCTCTGCTGTTGACTGGCACACAGTAGATGTAGCATTGGAAACTGAATGTCATGCGTCAATATTTTCCCATTTAATGATATCACTAAGGAGCAAACTCCTCTGCCACTTTTGTTGATCCATGTTGAAATGGTGACACCAACAAAGGCTAACTTTACTCATTGGGTATGGCCCTGACTTTTAAAGAAGAGATCGTCCTCTCACAACAGAAGTTCAAACTATGCCTTAAATGATGGTCATTATGATAATTTAGTATTTGCAGGATATCAGTCTGTCTTGTcttgttcattttttaattaatgaaggaatttttctcagttttttaatttttctgaaGTAAAAGATATAAAAGTATGGACAGATGCTGACACTGAGTTGACCTAACAGTAATAAGTCACAAAGGTAATTTATTCCTGTTTTCCAGACAAGAAGCTAGATGTCTGTCAGTGTAATAGATGGATTGTACAACCTCTTAATGCTTTTGAACGCTGTGAAACTGTGTAATGGTTCAGTGAGGTTCAGCTGACTTGCTGTATCAGATGTCGACGCAGcatttattttctgctgtttGATGGCTGAGgttttgtatatattttctttGTGGAGACGTTTTatcaataaaacaaatttaggaGTAAAATGGTCTGTCTTTTGTTTACACAGAAGTAAAGTCTTTCTCTTGTGAGTGTGGTAGGGATTGTCAGTCAGCATTTTAGAGTTGTTAAATAAAGGTTGTAtacttttttaaagatatgtaggtCTTAgtttttcaggttgtccatcagTGAATGCGATATTTCAAGAATGctttgaaggtttttttttttttactcaatttggcacaaacatccacttggacacaCAAATGTactgatttgaatttggtggtcaaaggccaaggtcactgtgaccttacaaaacatgttttgagtcaaaactgacaaaatttcacacaaatgtgtaatAGGATAgcataatgaagtgatgacattttataatgcaaaagttaaaggtcagtttcactgtgacattaaaatgttcctcataaaacacttttctggtcattagtcagtgtcatatctcaggaacagagggggagacatttggtcagatactgaattgttgacactaatcttgggtgcccaccttgaaactgtgctgattttgTAGATCTTCTGTCTTGCCAGGGGGAAGATATgggtgaagcatccatgttttcacacacatggaTGTTAAgtgtaactgtaactgcaacagAGACATAACTgcgaggtggtaattctagttctgTTTTTATGTTGGAAACAAGGAAAAGTCTAATGGTGCCTCTGGTGTCTATCAATAGAGTTGCATATTGCTGTGGAGGCCTTGGTGAAAGCATGAACTGCAGTAGTCCCATTTCATGTGTGACCTTTATTGCACAATATTCTCCTGTAGTGTTTCTAGGTTCATCTTGTAGTATTGGATGGATGTGCTAGGTAcctcaacagaggggtgacctaAATGGAGAcagttctattggtaccatccacagctttacaTTATGGAAATGACTGGACTGGACTGCTTGGTAGAAACATGGCTTTGCCGATCAGTAAGAATAAAACCAAAGTGACAACTGACCGCCTTTGGCTGGCCACGTCAATTACTCAATCTCAAAAATGCAGTACAGTTTAAAAGTACTAGTGGGACATCAGTATGGAAACTTTCATGACCTTACATGTTAtatcacacacaacacattagtTTTCTTGCCCCAGTGTCATTTAAACATaccagattcaaactctattcaaacataattccAGATAGCTGGCATACATAGAGGGAGAGACTGTTAGGATAAATTGACGAAACATACATGATGGTCATGCAGTGACACATATAGGAGCTACGTTATCTCAGCAGCTACAGACAATAATTTTTTCTTTATGCTACTGTACATGAAAGGATATTCACAAAAGGTTACTCTAACAACTTCATTACCCATAACATTCATGGCTTTTCCAAAACCTTTCAGGATTTCCccaattccatgactttttcagGCATGGAAAATGAGATTGTGCAATGCTGTGATTTTTCCAAGTTTTCTGTGACCATCCTGACTCAATCTCTGATAGTGAAAACCCTGCTGTTTCCTTGTGCCTTTGATTGATGGGTTTCTCTAGTGCACTTTCATTTCCTTTGGTGCATTTCTATATGCATTTAATTTCACCTTATGTCATTGTTAAAATCTCATTTTGTtctatttgatttattttattttggtttttggcGCTGACTGTTTTTGAGTGTAATtctaatgtattttttggggggtgtaAATCACTTTGAATTGCCTCAGTGTTCGCTGCCTTGCCTTTATTCTCACACAGTAAATGAACCAATATAGCAGAAACCAATTTCTCCAAATCTGGAACATGATTGAAAATATTGTATGCAGAGGACTTGTGTGAAATCTACAATCAGTGTCTGaacttgtgtattttttatttttattttttggcaacGGTTGGGTGAACAGAGAAAAGACCTGTGTCAAGAGAACCAGGATTCAGTGAAAGGTAGGTGAATGCATTTAAAGTTTTAATCACTGTATTTGCAGGCTTAGAGCACAAATGACAGTAATGCATCTGAACAATGGAGGAAATGTATAACCAAACTCAACCAATGTCTTACATATTCTATATTCAGTAGCTTATCAGGAGcaaaattatcagcagaggtctcctcctctcaaaaacaaaaccagttgattaaaactggtaaaaacagtgaattaagcagtttcatgttacaaatcagtttcTCCAACGCTGTTTTGCATGTCGCAGACTGGTTCCTATCCCaccacctgctaatgtgtgctcccctattttctctgataacttaagatccagacattcaggaggttcttaccgggagctgaattatctgcagaggtctcttactctccaaaacaaacacaccagtgaTTTACagcggtaaaaacactgaataaagcagtttcatgttacaaatcagtgtttttcccttTGCCCAGcactgctaatgtgtgctcaccactgTTCTAttataacttaagatccagatgttcagggggtgtttactgggagccaaattattcacagaggtctctttctctccaaaacaaacagattcggtgatttaaaccagtaaaataaaacagtttcacgttaaaaaataggtgtttttctgatgctgcttaTTGCAGAGGAGCTTCTAACGATGCTggccaatgcaaaaatgcaaatggtgccagtgtttggtttgtccgttctgggatATTGAAACATAGCGATACAAGCACAGTCTGTACCGTGATGTCACCAattagtttgtggactcctgttctgaagcctcaagtttgacatttcatcaGTCACCATCTTTTTTGGAGCCttaagtgaccatatttgggttagaggctggagctgtggaggaacgAGGGGTAGatctgagaagctgaggacgctgtcagcagacagcctgtcactcaaagtagcctgcccttaattatgtgtgaTTTGAAGCcaggtgagttacataaaaattcagctcctgtacagttgtcatgaatgttgaaattagctatagagaccacaACTGTTTCTTTGCACCAGgatgtaaacatatttattccTGCTATAAATCTGGACTGTCTTTTGGATCCAGACTCAAGTGGTTAttaaaagaactgcagtttttggcacttcccatgttggcttaatttttcagcttcAAAAGTTGCTGCTAGGGTGCAATATGGCAATCTCCATACATGAGGCCCAGCTTGCTATGTAGATAGAAACAGCTCTTTCTAAGATAAGGAAAACaggtttcttattttcaggtgattatacatgaaagaaaacatacttattatattacattcgATTTCTGCTAGTTTATAACCCTTAATCatacacagtggacctttaagtgtTGAATTGAAATTTAGTTGTTAATTACTATGTCACATATCCATCAAATCATTTCAGCAAGTCTTCCTTTCTCTGCATTGCAAACAAAATCTAAGCTGTGGTTCAGTACAGTCTGGGTTTCTCAAACATTCCCAGCCTGTATGTAAACGGACACTGCTGTCTGTTGTCCCAAATCCTTGTCTTATGGACTTTCTCTTGTCCTCCACTTTGACTTCctgttatgatgtcacaggaaatgAGCCTTTTGATATGGCATATATTTTCTGCATTGTCacacattagaaaaaaagaGATACGTTTTTAAAAGTCCACTTTTTGTCCATTTGTCTGTTCCAAGTTTCAGCAGGATTTCTTGTCTTACTGTTACAAGaggacaacaaacacaaacgGACAGGTCATCTTAGTCATCTCCGAACAACCACTGAGAGTTCATGATTCATCTTTGTgtcagtgttaaaatgtgtttgtttcgtCAGTTAATTGCAGTGATCATGGTTCAACTGTGCGTCCTCTGCTTCAACACTGGTGGTCTTAGTGTTGAGCAGGCCCTGTCCAGGTCTCCCGGGGCAGTACCAGCTGGGCCCCAGGCGATACCAGCCCTGGTACAGTCCCCTCCAGCTCAGACATCCCAGAGCGCCCCCTAGCAGCTGAGTGGGGAACTGAGGGAAGTAAGCtaagagacagagcagcagaaagaTCCAGAGCCAGAGCAGGAGAACACAGAACAGGAAGAGGATCCTCAGAGGGGCATCTGAGATCCCTCCCAGGCTCAGATAAGGTCCAAACACGGCTGTTTCCTCAgccagcagcaggcagcagagACACAGGAGGAAGACATCTTCTGAAACTTCATAGCCCCTCCACAGCATGCCAGCTTTGAGACACTCGGACTTACTCTCCCCTTCCCTCAACACCAGCAGAGGCTGCCCGTTGATGACCTCTGGGCCGCTGAGTAAAGGTTC includes the following:
- the fitm1l gene encoding fat storage-inducing transmembrane protein 1, which translates into the protein MFLNTLLVVLTDLAARLLGSTVFRQHFHLLLSGMVMFGPALSFWVSQHSIFAKRSHFLYRMFLRSGWGWTCIFVGSFVFLLSFSIRRSLSLSMRHLSRLGVAGGLWLGFCKLLDLLENTTGSCYEPLLSGPEVINGQPLLVLREGESKSECLKAGMLWRGYEVSEDVFLLCLCCLLLAEETAVFGPYLSLGGISDAPLRILFLFCVLLLWLWIFLLLCLLAYFPQFPTQLLGGALGCLSWRGLYQGWYRLGPSWYCPGRPGQGLLNTKTTSVEAEDAQLNHDHCN